One genomic window of Haliotis asinina isolate JCU_RB_2024 chromosome 4, JCU_Hal_asi_v2, whole genome shotgun sequence includes the following:
- the LOC137281524 gene encoding uncharacterized protein isoform X1 produces MVTWKIHLRVVGNALLLVGSVLAQNTSTKSATMATDPTTTLAELTTTEKTYGSELERFFADDHNKAMYLVLPCIILVYGGCGVIYCCSRIRRYFQREKRRKRREMLAVQNGGYDEQDVSPPQNQPFTSAPPPNPASLKPTAPYYNQGQQWKAEDCLALEVSEIDNQLKQAFAMIDDVTKDIKNKRTFENRSKPDIARQAGENDAEIRKKRRYKYKHFTSAN; encoded by the exons GCAACGCTTTGCTGCTGGTAGGATCTGTTCTTGCCCAAAACACATCGACAAAGAGTGCGACAATGGCCACCGATCCCACCACAACCTTAGCTGAGTTGACCACCACTGAAAAAACATATGGCAGCGAGCTGGAGCGGTTCTTTGCAGATGATCACAACAAGGCCATGTACCTGGTCCTTCCCTGTATTATCTTGGTATATG GTGGTTGTGGTGTCATCTACTGCTGCAGCCGAATACGACGCTACTTCCAGAGAGAGAAACGTCGTAAGCGTCGGGAAATGTTGGCAGTTCAGAATGGTGGATACGATGAGCAAGATGTATCTCCCCCTCAGAATCAACCCTTCACTAGTGCTCCTCCTCCAAACCCGGCATCCTTAAAACCAACTGCTCCATATTACAACCAAG GACAACAATGGAAGGCTGAAGATTGCCTGGCGCTTGAGGTATCAGAGATTGACAATCAGCTGAAGCAAGCATTCGCTATGATTgatgacgtcaccaaagacatcaAGAACAAACGCACGTTTGAGAACCGGTCGAAACCGGATATCGCTCGTCAAGCGGGCGAAAATGATGCAGAGATTAGAAAGAAAAGAAGGTACAAGTACAAGCATTTCACCAGTGCTAATTAA
- the LOC137281524 gene encoding uncharacterized protein isoform X2 yields the protein MATDPTTTLAELTTTEKTYGSELERFFADDHNKAMYLVLPCIILVYGGCGVIYCCSRIRRYFQREKRRKRREMLAVQNGGYDEQDVSPPQNQPFTSAPPPNPASLKPTAPYYNQGQQWKAEDCLALEVSEIDNQLKQAFAMIDDVTKDIKNKRTFENRSKPDIARQAGENDAEIRKKRRYKYKHFTSAN from the exons ATGGCCACCGATCCCACCACAACCTTAGCTGAGTTGACCACCACTGAAAAAACATATGGCAGCGAGCTGGAGCGGTTCTTTGCAGATGATCACAACAAGGCCATGTACCTGGTCCTTCCCTGTATTATCTTGGTATATG GTGGTTGTGGTGTCATCTACTGCTGCAGCCGAATACGACGCTACTTCCAGAGAGAGAAACGTCGTAAGCGTCGGGAAATGTTGGCAGTTCAGAATGGTGGATACGATGAGCAAGATGTATCTCCCCCTCAGAATCAACCCTTCACTAGTGCTCCTCCTCCAAACCCGGCATCCTTAAAACCAACTGCTCCATATTACAACCAAG GACAACAATGGAAGGCTGAAGATTGCCTGGCGCTTGAGGTATCAGAGATTGACAATCAGCTGAAGCAAGCATTCGCTATGATTgatgacgtcaccaaagacatcaAGAACAAACGCACGTTTGAGAACCGGTCGAAACCGGATATCGCTCGTCAAGCGGGCGAAAATGATGCAGAGATTAGAAAGAAAAGAAGGTACAAGTACAAGCATTTCACCAGTGCTAATTAA